The DNA region GATTTCGCcaggcaatttgcatatgaatGTGCTCCCAAGGAAAGCAAAGCATGGCACAAGAAATAAGAGGCGGCTTACACGCTTAAGCTCGAAGCGACAACTccatttatattatttcgtTTCCCCTTTGGAAATTAATATGTCATTTCTGCCACCTACACAGACTATTCAAACTCAGCCAGGAGATGAAGGACACACCAGAAAGGAGAGCCAAGGAGTTTTCCCCCCtctcacacatacacacaaaactTGATGCTGggggaaattgaaaaaaggcgaaaaataTACCAGAAACGGGACAGAGTGGTTGCCAGCGGGCGGAgagtgaaataaaaatgcaaataaaataaaataaaataaaaatgtgtcTGTCATGTCAATATTTGCCGCCAGCAGATGAACTCAATTTGCAATTGGCAttgagtgtgtgcgagtgagCGAGTGCACGAAGGTGTAGATGTGTGTCCGGAAAATTCCCGCCCACTTTAATGGCAAATCATGGGAAAATTGATTGACATTTTCATTACACAATTTGCCAGACAAAGCAAACCGAAGGATAATGGAGCGGGTCACCTCAAACGGCTGCgttcagctcagctcagttcAGATGCTATTGCTGATGCTGTTTGTTGCCGGCAAACAAATTGCACATTATGCACCGCAAATAATTAATGTCaatcattaaaataataaagtgcATATGAGAGCCGTATGCAGTGTGCCTTAAGTAAGCGTGTTTTAATTGCGATTGAATAATTGAAGATATCTTGCCCGATGACGGTTGGCCAATGGTTAATTATGGAGCATCAATAATGCAAAAATGAGCAGGGCCAAACAGATGGCAATAATTCAACCggaatggatggatggtcTTTTGTGGCTCTAGTGTGTGATGGAATCTCTTAGGTTCACCTGCCCAGAAGGGCTATTAATTAACATGCTTATGTTGACCCAAGATAAACAAAGGATGAGGGATTTAGGTCCTAGCTGGTAACTTGACATTTcttgtaaaattcaaaaaccACCCAGGATAGCGGACAATTGACTTCGGCAGAAGAAACAACGAGGCATCCAAGGGGTCTgcacattaaattaattgagcAATTAATTAACACGCCGTTGGAGAGGCAGAGGACCTCCATTTGATGGCGGGAAAAGGCTCAGATTGCCTCCGACTCAGCCGCAAACAAAGAAAGCCATCGAAGGCAGCTGGCTTCTGGCGGCATTTCGGTTGGCGGATGAagatgacgatggcgatggcgatgaaaatggcaaatgcaaaatgggCCGAGAGGTTATTAAAGCTTCACGGAGCACGTGAAATTATGAAgttgaaaaattaattcaGCGGCAAGACGAAAACTTTTTAACTTTCAATTAAGTGGAAAGCGAAAAGCGCCAAGTCGAAGCAAGCGGAGATGGGTAAATGAGAACGAAATCCACCTCCATCGAAAATGAGATTCGGATTCCCTCGCCATGGCTGCTGTACGAGTATTTTCCAATTTGTGTGCTCGAGTGCCGCCGTCAGCTACACTCGAGTAATCAATGATGGGCGAGGCATCAGGATCGGCATCGCAATCCCAGACGCCGCCAATCGAAAGCGGAATGCCAGAAAAATAATGGCAAATGTGGCTCCTTCGAATGTCCTGGTGGCTGGCTGATGCTTTGAAATGTTATCGATTGCTGACGGTCATCTAATTGTAAGTACACACGTATTGGGCGCCATTCTGGACCCGGACTGGAGTCCAGTGGAAACTCAATGTCTGACTGATTTGCGAGGATTGCGGATGGGGTGCCACTGGACACATCGTACGGATAAATTGAGTCCCAGTTCTGGCAGCTCAATGCAGTTCGATAGAGAGCAGCAGTCACGGAACCGGACGACATGTGGATCCAGTTAGTGTTGTTCCAGCCACGCCCCATGCTGGCTGAcctacatatgcatatgtaacACCTAATAGCATAAgtcgtgtgcatgtgtgtgtgcgcgtcTCTGCTTTTTTTATTGCCTGTTATTTACACTAAGAAAAAACTTGTTTAAGATGCTTTTAAGCAAGCTGTAAGTGAGTATTAGATATTGTGTAACACGTACAATTCCCCTTTTATTAGTAACCATTTCAGATTAAGGATCGACTTAATTGAAATCCTTTCGATTACAGTTTCCGCGTATTTCAAGTGCACCTGGGTAGTAACTCCATCCGTTTGCTTCCTTGGCACTTTGTTCGCTTGTTAAGTTGAGTTTTCGTGTTAAGCGGATGCTGTGTGCCAACCACCCAGCCATCCAACCACCTAACcacccactcactcactcagtCATGGTCTACATGCATTTCCGGCTTAATTGATTTTGCCacaaaatgtgaaatgtgtCGAAAACGAGCCACCATGACATCGCCCCTGACATTCCATCTCTCTACGGGAGGCGCCCGAATAATGTCCTGGGCGAAAGGGTCTCTGAGCGGTGGCCCAAACTGAGGTCTTTTCTTTTTGAGGTCTTTGATTGCAGATACttggtaaataaatattggcAAAACCAATGACTGATTGAAAGGACCACAGGACCACTTGGCACCAACTTCGACAATGCGGCAACTTTGTCTGCCGTTTGTCCGGAGTCCGGACTCCAAAGTCCGAAGACCGAAGTCCGGACATTTCGACCAGTTTGCTTACCGACTTACCAAGTGCAATCAGAGCAATTACAGGACTCTCTCCTATGTGAATAAATCACAAATACCGAAAGCAAAGCTTTCTGCAATAATTTCTGAGGTAAATCTCGGCAAAGTTTATCTATCAATTTATTcaaacttttcaaatttttgttcACGAGCTTACAACATAAATAGAatgtttcgattttgtttttaggGTGAATGGGCATGAAAGTACAATGAAATGGGAAGGCTTATTCTACAAGGCACAACAATTTCCATACTAAGTAGTCGTGGTGATCCGGAACCTATTGCAAGTGAAGTAAGGCTAAGACTAATTACTGGCTAAGAGAGCGTAAGTCTACCCTTAAAACCTAGTAAAATCATAAGAAATAGGCACAGGAAATAATGCGAGTTCAGAAGTCATGACAAGTCccttaatttatgccaaaagcAATCACTACTTTAAGTTTGGATAGACAGATAGATTTCAGCTTCCAACATAACATCACATTTATTTCCTGTGTCACATTTGTTTCCCAAACGAAGATCTTAACCCTTCTTGAACTTGAGCAGCAGGATGGTGAGTACGAGGAATACCAGAACCCAGGAGGAAATGGAGATGAAGCCATTGTAGACGACGGGATTGTCGATGCCCCAGCCGCGTTGCAGAATGGATCGCATTGACTCCGTTGGTTTGGTGAGCGGCAGGAAGGCTGTGAAGAACTGCAGAAGCGGGAACATGCCCTCGATCGGCCAGATAATTCCGCACAACATAACGATGGGCAAGAACGAACCCATGGCCACATAAGTCGCCGTTCGCTCCGTGTCCACAGCACAGGAAATAACGAATCCAAAGCTCATGCCGCACAGTCCATTCAGGATGCACAGTGCCACCACCAGCCATATGTTGCCCACCAAGGTAAGTTCGAAGAAATAGAAGCTGACAATCAGCACGAAGATCGTCTGGCTCAGCATCACGGTGAACTGGGTGACCACCTGGGAGAGAAGGATCTCCGGACCCGTGATTCCAGCGACCAAGCAACGCTCCAACATGCCCTCATTCCGATCGATTAACATAGCTCCGGAGGTAACAGCCACGGCCAAGAAGAAGATGATGGTCAGGATAACTCCGGGGGCAGCAAAGTCCGTGAAGTTGGGATTGCGATAGCCATACACAGGATGCTGGAAGTCCACGGGCACACGTCCTAGTTTCGGATTCATATCACAGTCGCTTAGCACGTCGCCCACAAAGTTGAAGAACGTGTACTGGAGATCGCGGTACAGCAACTGTGAGATTTGTTGATCTAGAAAGTAGATAGAAATAATTAGTTTCTCTTATTTACATGCTGATATGTTAGCatttataacgggtgttttttttagaggtatagaactttaagttggcattactgttcaagatggcgaccgatttaacagctgtcaagtgatttattctcagtttggtttggcaattcgtcatgcgtgcttacaaaatccaactcgtgcaagaattgaaaccaaacgatcatcaagcaaggcgtagattcgtcgaatgggcccaaaacgagattgctgttgttcccgatttttcataagcctccaagatcttgtgatttaacaccgctagactactttttgtggggctatgtaaagtcattggtctatgcggataagccacaaacgctaaaccatttggaagacaacattcgccgtgttattgccgatatacggccaaatatgttggaaagtcattgcaaattggacgtccagattggactacatccgagccagccgtggcggtcatatgccagaaatcatatttaaaatgtaatgccacaagattatctttcatgtcaataaaattcatgtcaatcgaataatccatcgttgttttattgcaatttaaagttctatacctctaaaaaaaacaccctatatttaCTAGACCAGTCCATTCGCACTGCCAGGTCGGAGGACTCGATGGTTCCATCCTCTGCATACCGACCATCCTCCACGCGTTCCACCAGAGAAGCGGTATAGTTAGGTTGGATTACCAGGGCGGCCCAGGCTCTGCCTTTCCTCACTTCCTCGTAAGCCATTTCATCTTCCGTCACATATTGCTGCAAATGAAACATGAAACAATGTGTCAATCAAATGCTTGCAAAGTAATTTGAAgttaatatgttttaaaatcATGATACGGACAGCTTTTATGGCTTTCTTAGGACTATTCAAACCGCTGACTTGTTCATCTAAGCACATCGAACTGTTTTCGGGTCTTTAGATGAACAGTCGTGTGGGCAAATGCCAGCAGTCAATCAAAAGCTCATTCAATTAGCTTAAAAAGTCATTGCACCTGCCTGCCAGACAGATGCCAAACGGTTGGGTATTGTTTTCGCCGTTGCCGTGCAATTAAAATCGGAGCCGTTGAATTATTGAGCAACGCATGTCGCGATTCGAGGACTCGGCGGTAGTCAGGACAGGATTCGGGGGTTTCCTGCCCACGGCACTTCCTTTCTTGGCAGCTTTGTGAGCTGTCTCTTTGTGCGTCCCGCTTCATTTCCTGTCGCATTGTTTGCTGCATGTGGGGCGTACTGTTGTAGCAACAATAAAAGTAACTCCCCGTAATTAATGTGCGTACTTTGCGCCAGGCGATAAATTCAGCGAGGCAAACAAATCAACAACAAAGGAGAGGCGTTTTCGTTGCGTTGCGtttcgttgcctacttttttGCGGACCCTGTTCTCCTTGTTGTCAACAATATGTTGTTTGTGTTATCTGtaacaatttcatttcactgtgaaataaataatgaactGGCAGCGACTACGGCATcagcaacggcagcggcagcagcagcggctgcCACCAGAAAGTGGAGCAGTCCCAAGGATCTTGAGCTAGTTCCGGGAAGTGCTCGCACATTTATTAAGTCACCATCGAACTGGAGGGGCGTAAAACTTTGCCTAAACTTTTGCCAGTCACTTATGTGTGCCACAACAGCCACAGGAATCACAATCACAGCCGAGGGAGCAAGGCCTGGCCACAAAAACCCAGGCGGCGTGTTTTGGCATTTGTATTTGGGCTTAGTTCGGGCAATTTTGCGGCTTCGATCTGCAGTTATTTAAACGAAAATGGCATAAGGACAGACGCCTCGCAAACAGGCGTGAAATTTACGCAATTGCCGTACTAATGCTGCACACACATTGCTCGATTTTGGGGCCAACACTGGAGTGTGTGGCTTAATTGGCCTCATTAGATTTGATGGCCCAGAAAAGgatgtgtgcgtgagtgtgggTTCTGGCCAAACTATGTTGCGCAGGGTGGATTTGAATTCACCTGAACTAGAGATTCGGGTCGGGTGAGGTTTACACTAGGGACCTGGAATAAATTATAATGCGAAGAGCCATGGCTACAGACAATCAAATTGTTGGTCCTGAACAACTTTTATGCTACTATTTAACCCCAACTTCAACATTGTTTATGACAAACTTGAGCCGCAAACTATGCGCAAATGAAGTCAACTTGGTCAGAAGCTCGACGCAAATGAGCTCGAAAGAAGCTGGGAGAAAAACTTTCCCCAGCTACCTTGGCAATTTTTGTTTCGACTTTGCCTTAACTTCGCTCATAAAATCTCTCTAGCtagggaaaaaataaaaccgagGATGCACTTTCGAGCACTTTCTTCGAGTAGGAGCTTCTTGCTAATCAAGTACCATCAGAAGCGTAGTAGAAAAGGGATTTcagctaaataaaaatatttgggGACCTTTgattaaatcaattattaaaatacTTAGGAAACTGTAAAAATTACCATTATTAAATTGAATGATTCTGTTAAGATAAAGATATACTTCTCTAAATTACAACTTCTCCTACCAGAATTTCATAGATTTTCCACAACATCGAAAAGCATGAAATTGGCCAGATTCTACACTAATGAGCTACATTTTCATGCTTAATGAACTTTTAATTAGAAGCAAGGACAACAGCCAAAGACATCGGCCGACCACAatatgtttttcaattttcccatAAATTAAGACTTCTTTTTTCGGGCTCCTAGCCGTGGGGGaagtttataaaattattactgCAACCATTCAGGGAGCTGCCTCAGAAAATTGGGAGGTTGGCCCAACAACACAAAGGACGTTAAGACAAGGGTAAAGGAAATGCTTTTGATCTGGTGAAAAATAACCACAAGCCAAAAAGGCTGACAAAATTCAAGAGACAATGAGTGCTGTCGCTACACccttttattttcgttttctgAGTACGAATCAAAAGTCTCGAGGAGCAAAAGTCActgaaattacattttacagAGTTAAAAGAGATATTTTCAATTCCAAAATGTTTGTATTATCTTTCCGATAAATACATCATACCCCAACTGCACTCCGTTGCCGTTTTGGAAAAGTGGTAtggaaaaaacagaaaacgcGCCGACTTCAATACAGGaggaaaattcaaattttctTGACCCCACCCTTGAGGCCCGCCTGGAGCTCAAAATCCTCCACAGGATTTTGGGAAGGTAAGCTGGGGCAGGGTTTTAGCCAAGTGCTGATGGCACGTTGATACGCTGTTCATTGACCAAAATTAACTTGGCCTTCGTGCTCCCCCTTCGTTCGCTGTGGGTCTTTTTGATGCGGCCTTAAGATACACGTTCGCGTATtattttttctccatttttcctttatttttctccgaagttatacaaatttagTCTGATAGCCAGCGGTTTGGGGAtgcttttcaatttccaaaggtaaaaagttttcttcACAAATTGCCAGTTGAGGCATGCGGACGGTTGCTGCTGGCCTTATTATTGCGGTCTTTATTATATtgttatttgaaaattttctaAAAGTTTAGGAGGTCACGGTCTGTTGGCTGGATAATTTGATGGGACATTGAGGTCTCaatgttgatttttatttattttttttcatcgGAACGCAATTGACTGTCGAAACCGATTCTCCGAAAGGACTGTTTAGAAGAGTATCCACAGATTTCCCTGGAATTTACAACAAACCAGCTAACAAGTTTCAATTTTACATGAATGCTGTGCAAACTAATCGTAAAAATACCCACACTCTCAACGACTCTCTTTACTGTTATTATGCTTATTATAGTGTCTAATGTAAAATGCATGAAATCGTAAGCCAGGACTCGAGCCCTCGACCGAAACGAAACTCAAATTAGGCAGCAAAAGCGACTTTGTTTTTGAAGCgtaatttgcaataaattgCCACAAGCGGCTTTTCTTGGCCTCGGTAATACGGTTCTGCTCTGCAATGGCCCACTATTTCTGGCCATCGCCGCCCATGGCAGTTCAGCAAATTTATTGATGATCTCGACCGACTGgcctgttgttgctgtgccAAAGATAAGCAGCTGTAATTTGTGTTCGCCAACACCAAGGGCAACGGCCACATcggaggcagaggcagaggcagaggcaaTGCCAATGGAAGCATCCTCTTCATTTTGCATCGAAGAAGGAGCACGAGTGGGACCAGGAGCAGAGTTGTTCGTTTGGTGGAGAAATAATTGCtacattatttaaaaaaaaataattaagaagtatatatgtacatgcacGCAATGAAATTCGTATAGATATATAGCTAGTAAGgtttcttgaatttaaattattatttatgtaagTTACGAAAAATGTCCTGCATTTTTTACTCAACGATAAATATGTctattaacattttattatatagGAAAAAGAACTAAGGGCCTTTAGACTCATATGTTAACTAGAAATTGGCCAAGTAAGCAGCACTGCCTAGGCGACTTGGCCAAGACAAAGCCAAGTATATGGAGGGGGTGATTTAGGAGTGCGGCAGGGCGAAATGATGTGTGCAGTAGATTGAAGACCCGGCAGCCttagcttcagcttcagccCCAGCCTCCACTCGGACCCAACAGGGGGAGCCACTCGGCTGTCcacacaaattgaaataaattacagGAGCGGACGGCAGGGCGAACGTATTCGAATCGGGGGGCTCTGAATATAAGCCACATGAGTGGTTATTGTAAAGTTCGCACTGCACAATTTAACCAAAACGCCAATGACAGTTGATATTGCACCCCCGGGCTGGGTCTGGCTGCATCTTCATCTGCACTTGCCAGTGCCTCATCCTCTGTTTTATTCAGCCCACTGTTCAGTTCATGTCCTTCTGCTCCCAGGGGATTGCGAAATAGGGGCGTTGGTGCTGGGTAAGTCGGGTAGGTAATTTGCATTGCACTCACCACAACCATGCTCTTGTTCTTGACCAGCATATCGAGATAACGGCAGCTCAGCATCGTCTGATTGCATCCGGTGTGCACTGGACAGAATTGTTCCATAATCATTTCCCCCGACATCTCGTGATTCGCCACGGCCAATTTGAGGCCAGTGGGATCATGGCCGATGGCGTAGCAGAAGAGCAGTATCTGCACCACGGGCAGGCCCACGATGAACAGCATCACCCTGTGGAAAAATCACCCAGAGTTGGTTAGCAATTGATGAGCACTAGTAAGCTCGTCCTATTATTATGCAGCACAAGTTGCATGAGATTGGAACTAGCTTAAAGTAAATAATTCAGTAATATTACTTTAATTGAATAGTTCATTGATTTTTGATGATTTTCTAAACTCCTCATGACTCACCCCACGTTGCGCATCATCCACAAGAAGTTTTTCCAGATGAGGGCGTGCAGGTGATGCGACTGCATCACATGGAGATTATACCAGAAGGATGTGGGTATTTCCTGGGGCGGTGGCAGCGGTGGAGCTGCGGGAGCGGTGGTACTGATCGGATCCCGAGCCGCGGACGACATTGAAATATTATCGCCGAATTCGCCGGATATTTCGGCGGCATGCTGCTCATCGGACATGTCCAAGGCGGGATTAGAGATCGCCGGCACTGTAACCTGCTCCACAATTTCCTGAGCTATCGACGATCGACGGCGTTTTCCCATGTTCTGCAAAACGGAGAGCTTCAGGAAGACATCCTCCAGCGAGTCGGCATTGTACTGCTGACGCAGATAATCCGGCGATTCCTCAGCCAGCATTTTACCGCCACGCAATAGACCGATCtgaaaatgttgtaaaaattatatatataatatatatattgaaaataaccCCCAGCTAATAGCCTGGCTGCCCTGACAAACACATCCGAGTGTCCTCGAAATTAAGTTGAAATAGATTTGTGTAACATCCCTGTTTTGTCAGTCAATTGATTTGGAGCGTGCTCCGCAAAGTGTCGTCAAGCCAATTTAACTTTTCGACTTTGATGCGACTTGCCAGTCGTCCATGTCCTTGTCCTCGCCCAAGTCCGCGTCCCAGAATCTTTGTCAAAGTTTGCGCCCCCTATGCACATCCtattcctgttcctgttcctggcgccgctgctgttgttgttgtggatgtGTCGATGAAGTTTTATCGACTACCACTGTTCGACGTAATCCCTTGCTCACGCAACGTGCGGAAATTAACTTAATTGATTTCTGTGTCCGTACATGACCAGCCGTCATCCCCTTGGCCTCTCTGCGGGCGGAAAAGTTAGCCATGAAGACGACGCTGCTTGTTCATCAGTTCCACACATCAAATGGATGGCTTCATTAGGCATGCACATGAGTGGGCTGGCTACTGCAGGACCCCTTTGTACCGATTCCGATTTTGCCCCCGGATTTTTCCGAGTGCACAGGCAAATTCTATGCTAAATAAACCACACTTGCACACATAGCTAACAAAGTTTTGCCACTTGATTTGGCTTCGTTCGGCTCCTGATTTTGGCCAGCAAGGAAGGAAATCACCCATTTCCCCCAGAGCATGTTGTGTGTTTGGGCAATACGACTGGCAACTTGCGACTGGCTACTGGCTGCTGGCGACTGTCTTTTCGACTTCTCGGGGCCAATTAACGTCTTAATTGAATTGCAATGGCAAACTAAATTACGGACCTCCTGGCGAGGCAGccaattgtaattttattgcccaacTATGTGATATGCATTATTATGGCCGGCAATTTTGCATGCCATAAATAATTTTCCGTTCGCCTCGTGCCCGGCACGCagaggaaattgaaaaatgcacATGATATTTATGACTGGGTTCGTAGGTGGCACTCACTGCATGTGAGGGAGCTTGAAATTTATTCTAGAATATATAGTATGCAGCTGGCAAAATAAATCTTGGATGTTCATCTGAAATTCCCTAAATTTACATAGGTTCTGAATTTTTACAAGCATAAGG from Drosophila santomea strain STO CAGO 1482 chromosome 3R, Prin_Dsan_1.1, whole genome shotgun sequence includes:
- the LOC120451798 gene encoding ABC transporter G family member 20 translates to MDAAADGVPPTAPAATATTANSDLDLAARRRLFISQPSTLATRRQQAVCVRRAHKMYGSSKNPNVVLDGLNMTVPKGSIYGLLGASGCGKTTLLSCIVGRRRLNSGEIWVLGGRPGSRGSGVPGPRIGYMPQEIALYGEFTMRETLIYFGIISAMSKSDVEDRTEFLLKLLNLPNASKFVKNLSGGQQRRVSLAVALLHEPELLILDEPTVGVDPVLRQSIWDHLVDITKNGHTTVIITTHYIDECAQAHMIGLLRGGKMLAEESPDYLRQQYNADSLEDVFLKLSVLQNMGKRRRSSIAQEIVEQVTVPAISNPALDMSDEQHAAEISGEFGDNISMSSAARDPISTTAPAAPPLPPPQEIPTSFWYNLHVMQSHHLHALIWKNFLWMMRNVGVMLFIVGLPVVQILLFCYAIGHDPTGLKLAVANHEMSGEMIMEQFCPVHTGCNQTMLSCRYLDMLVKNKSMVVQYVTEDEMAYEEVRKGRAWAALVIQPNYTASLVERVEDGRYAEDGTIESSDLAVRMDWSNQQISQLLYRDLQYTFFNFVGDVLSDCDMNPKLGRVPVDFQHPVYGYRNPNFTDFAAPGVILTIIFFLAVAVTSGAMLIDRNEGMLERCLVAGITGPEILLSQVVTQFTVMLSQTIFVLIVSFYFFELTLVGNIWLVVALCILNGLCGMSFGFVISCAVDTERTATYVAMGSFLPIVMLCGIIWPIEGMFPLLQFFTAFLPLTKPTESMRSILQRGWGIDNPVVYNGFISISSWVLVFLVLTILLLKFKKG